From a single Micromonospora pallida genomic region:
- the rsmI gene encoding 16S rRNA (cytidine(1402)-2'-O)-methyltransferase translates to MPTPIGNPGDITLRAIEVLGRVGVVASEDTRHTRRLLQSLEIDARLLSYHDHNEESRSPQLLGMLRDGTDVALVSDAGTPLVNDPGYRLVAAAVEADVPVRPLPGATASVTALIGSGLPNHQFHYVGFLPRREAARRSALTALRSSVATLVFFEAPHRIVAMLEDVRAVLGDRPAALARNLTKDDEEFLRGSLSELVAELGAESVVRGQFTVVVAGAPGEPAAEDEALARQLTETMVRHGADPRLVREVVREVTGMPRNWVYEQVRLAARK, encoded by the coding sequence GTGCCCACGCCGATCGGTAACCCCGGGGACATCACCCTCCGGGCGATCGAGGTCCTCGGCCGGGTCGGCGTCGTCGCCTCCGAGGACACCCGGCACACCCGCCGCCTGCTCCAGTCCCTCGAGATCGACGCTCGCCTGCTCAGCTACCACGACCACAACGAGGAGTCGCGCAGTCCGCAGTTGCTGGGGATGCTTCGCGACGGCACGGACGTCGCCCTCGTCTCCGACGCGGGCACGCCGCTGGTCAACGACCCGGGCTACCGGCTGGTGGCGGCGGCCGTCGAGGCCGACGTGCCGGTCCGCCCGCTGCCCGGCGCGACCGCCTCGGTGACCGCGCTGATCGGTTCGGGGCTGCCGAACCACCAGTTCCACTATGTCGGGTTCCTGCCCCGGCGGGAGGCGGCCCGGCGCAGCGCGTTGACCGCGCTCCGGTCGAGTGTGGCCACCCTGGTCTTCTTCGAGGCGCCGCACCGGATCGTCGCGATGCTCGAGGACGTCCGGGCGGTGCTCGGCGACCGACCGGCGGCGCTGGCCCGGAACCTCACCAAGGACGACGAGGAGTTCCTTCGGGGTTCCCTCTCCGAGCTGGTCGCCGAGCTTGGCGCGGAGTCGGTGGTTCGAGGGCAGTTCACCGTGGTCGTCGCCGGTGCCCCCGGCGAGCCCGCAGCCGAGGACGAGGCGCTGGCCCGCCAGCTCACCGAGACCATGGTGCGCCACGGCGCCGATCCCCGGCTCGTCCGGGAGGTGGTCCGGGAGGTGACCGGGATGCCCCGGAACTGGGTGTACGAGCAGGTGCGCCTGGCGGCGCGGAAGTGA